Within Cercospora beticola chromosome 6, complete sequence, the genomic segment ATATTTGGTCGATGACGGCCAAGCTGTTGCCATCGGAGTTGGCGCTCGCTGGGGCGATGTTTACAGAACGCTCGCCAAGTACAGCCTAACAGTGGCAGGTAGCAGAATAGCTGACGACCATGTGGGAGGCCACGCTCTTGGCGGTGGTATCTCTTGGTTCGCGGACGAGCACGGCTGGACATGCGATGGCATGTACGAGCTGGGCCTTGTAACTCCGCAAGGCCAAATCCTGTGGGCGAACGAGCACTGGAACGAGGATCTCTTGTGGGCTGCAAAGGGATCCTTAGGGACGTTCGGTGTCGTGACCGAGATCAAGCTTCCGACTATCAAGAATCGGAATATGTTTGGTGGCATCACGACTCATGCAGCAGATCAGGCTCCACTGCTGTTCGAAGCATTGCAAGCAACGGCTGACCATGCCAACAATGACCCAGCGCAGTCTGCGTACCTCTCTTTTGGCCGGCTCCCAGGCAAGAAGGACTGGCGATATAGGGCACATCTACTGAACACCGAACCTCGAAAGCAAAACAAGGCTCTGGATATGTTCATGAACGTACCCTCGCGTAGCAACAGTCTCCGTGCCGCAACGCTTATAGACATCGCAGAGGAGAACGCAAAGCACAAGACCCCGGGTCTGCGTCGCTTGAAGTTCACTCTGACCGCCAAGTCTTCCCCCAAAACCATGCAGGTCCTGCACGATATCATCAAGGCATACACCACCAAGCTGGTCTTCGATGGCAAAGCCCAAGTCATCACGACTTATGAACCAATCACAGTGCCTCATCTCCAAGCAGGCTCTTCACAGACCAATATCTTTGGTCTTCATTACGCAGATGGTCCCTTGCTTCTCGTTTCAATTGAGTTCTCCTGGAGCGACAGGCAACGAGATGACTACTTTGAGCAAGAAGCGCGGAAACTGAGATCCGCGATGCAACAGGAATTGACAAGCTTGCGTGCTCTACACAAGTTCATCTACCCGGCATACGCCTCCCTAGATCAGGATCCCTTTGCCGGACTCGCACCATACGTAAAGGGCATGTTGAGGGAAGTCAAGAATCGATACGATCCAGACGAGCTCTGGAAAAAGCACGTCCCAGGTATCTGGCATGTCTGAACTAGCGAGAAATGGTCAATTGTCTCTTGATCCAATGCCGTCGCTCTCCGGCATATCACACGCACATGATTGTGCGCACGAAACCACTCTGCGCCAAGCTGGACGATGAACAGGACATCTCGCCACTGGCAGTATGGGACCTTTGACCCGACGTCAAGACCTGCCTACGTTCAACGAAAGCTCAATATCGTGCGtcaaaaaagaagaaagccggGGATGCTGCAAGGATGCCCGCAGACGAAGGGCAGTCACGTTGTCCAGCACTCACAGGATTCAGACAACGCCCAAACAAGAAGTACCCGATGACCAGGTGAAACATCATCTCAGGCCTTGAAAGTAAAGATCAAATACCGAGTAATCGATGTCGCCAACAAGCTTCGTCTCTTCGCAGACGCCACCATCAAAGCAACAGGAACAGCCGACCACAatcaagctcaagaacaaacgaagaagctgcagcaccTTTGCATTTAATCATAGTGTCACGCCTGGTTGCACGTTCGCTTTCTTCGTCGACCCCCACCTCCCAGCCACGTCTGCCAAGGCCTACATCCCAAGCCTCTCTGCAAAAGCTTCGACTGGCAGCTAAGCCTTACAAGAGGGCTGCGATACGAACTTCACAAGGAGATACTAAATGTGAATGTGGCAAGAAAACAAAAGTTAATCGTGCCGGTGGTGGTGACAGCTTGATAGTCCAGCTATGTACAAGATAATTATAGTTAATCTGTCTTCCCCTTCCTTCACTTTTGTTGATAGGCCGTTTCCATCAGGTGTTATGTACAATGAGCGTAGAGAGGCGTCCAGTGCGCTGCCCAAATGCTGGCCTGGTAAGAATCGCCCTTGCTACGCTTTACTTGACCCACAAAGTAGCAACCGCCTCCAACCTCTCCGTTTCGGCTGCGCTCGCATCTCTAGTACAGGAGGATGGTTGGCCCGTCTCGTGCTCGTAGTCCCTTCGGTAGTGGTGGATGTGCGGTTACCCGCTTTATCTTCAGAAGTACCTGATCGCGACCCTCCTGTTGTCGGAGGAGGTGAAGCATCGTTGTGACGCTTGGGCATGTCGCTTTCTGATGACTGTCCATCGCCAACCGACTTCCTGGCGAGAGGTGATGACTGAGTCTTCCTTGGCGTTTGCGCAGCTGTTGAACCCGATGCTGTGAGGTCTTCGAGAGAGTCTTCGCGCAAGGCCTCTGTTCTCTTCCGTCGGTTGCTGGCTGCACGATGTACAAGAACAGTCGAGGAAGAATCTGCTCTGGTCCGTCCAGTGGGTGCCAGGCTGATGCTCGCGCTTCTACTGGGAGCGGGAGATTCAACATCAGAATCGCCTCGAACCGAAGATACGCTATTGCGATTACTTCGACCCAAGTGACTTGCTCGATGGACGATTCCGGAACCGAAACTTCTGATGCTCGCGCGCTTCTCGAGCGGAGCAAAAGGTGCTGGAGATCCGGGAGGGCTGAGCACAGAACTAGCGACGAATCTGCCCGGAGAATTAGGAGGGTCCGTTGGTAGTGAGTCGCGCTTGTCATCATATCTGAAGTTCGGCGACCAGCCCTCACGCATCGCAACCCAGATAGCAGTCAGAGTTACGATTTGTCGAGTAGCATCATCAGTGACGACAGATTGACCCCGATCACCCGCGTCTTCATCGAATGCGTCCTCAAGGACCGTTGCACTCAACTGGGGAGTGCTGAGTGGTGTTCTGATCGTGGGCTCAGGGATCTTATAAGAGTCGTTGATCTCGAGGCCAGTCTTTTGCAATGATGCAATAACGGGATGGCGGCGGCTGTGAGGTGAAATAGTGCTGAAGTTGAACTTGCGCGTGCCATTGGACGTGACCCCCTTGCCATCCTTGTTTTTCTTCGGGACCCATCGTACGACCTCCTTGAGACCATGCTCGTCGGTCATACAGCACTCGTAGGCGCCATTGGAAGTGGTATAGGCCTCCCACTGTTGACCAGATGCCATGTGAATGAGCATTTTGCCGCTTCCCGTCTTTTGTTCCTCCCGACTCCCTTTGCAGATCAAGCCAATGACATCTCGAGcctcagcttcttcgtcctgcGTCCCATATTTTTCTGCCTTGAGGACGACAAGGTCATTGACGCAGAATCCGTGCTTTGCCTGAAACACTTTGGTGATGGCGCGGGTCAAGCGGACACTGAAGTTCGCTGAGGGTATCACTTCCAATGCTGGTAGAGGCCGCGCATTGGGTTGCAACCTGTGCAACTGTAGGAGCGATCGCGGCTGTCGGTGTAGCTTCTGTTTGACCTTCGACTCCGGCACTGGATGGCATATGCTGTAGCGCGTCTTGGGCCTCGTGCTCTTGCGTGCCCGCTTGAAGTCGCTCACGCTACCATCTCGTGACCCATCATCGCTTGTGCTCCTCGTGTCTGGCTCGGCGAACATGACGGAGGTGCTGCTCCTGGTAGGCGAAGGGGGCGTAGAGCCAGTCATGCCATTATATTGCATAGTGGATAGGACTGGCCGTTTCAGGGTGGAGAGCTCGGACTCATTGCGCTGTGACTGCTGGGCCGCCGTTTTTGCGGGATCACTTTCGTCGCCGTTGGCATTGCTGTTGGTGCTCGCCTGACCAAAGGGGTTGAGCAAGCTGATGAGGTTTGTGGGCAAGGACGGCCATCGCGCCTGCGCTATGGAAGGTTCTGtttgttgtggtgatgatgtcAGGCCGGTAGGGCGCGGATCCGTCGTTGCCGCAGCCATTGTCGGTCCATAGAGGGTGTGGAGAAGTAGCGAGCGTCGAGGGTGGtgtggtgaggaggaagagacaTGAGAACGGCGGTGGCAGACAGGCGGAGAGGAGTCGGAGCTGAGTGGTGGTAGTGCTCCTCTGGTGTTGTTGGCAGCGGATGTGCGAGTGCCGGAGTGGCCGAATCCTGAATGGCCTGAATGGGTCAAGTCAGACCGTCGCTGCACGAGTCCCCGATAGCCGACTGGTGCTTAGCACTGCGACCTGCAATCAATCTGCAATCCTCTGCGGCCGCCTGGTGCGCTGCGCTGAGGGAGGCAGTGGCTGTGAAGTGCGCAAGGCTGGCCTCGCAGATGTATCTTTCAGCCCACCAAACGTCTGCTTTCAGCGCCCGCCCGGCAGCAGCCTTCTTTGTCTGACACGCGTGGAAACGCCTGTCGCGCGCTCTGGAACAGCCTAACGATCAGGCCCCTCGGCCAAGCATTGCACATGTAATCATGATTACTGGCTGCATACGCTTCGACCTGGCGTGCACTTCTCACGCGTCCCGGCACCACGGATCGCCGCTCTTCCACCcctctctgctctgcacATCTCTCCTGCCACACCGCCGCCAGCGCACCCCGTTCCTGCGCAGCCTGTCGAGCTGTCTCTGGTCCATCAGCAACCCCTTTCCCTCCTGGTGAGCTGATGAGGCTGGCCAATCCCTTATCCGCCCGCCAACAGCTCAAGCCTTCAACGACGGCGCCCTTCCAGACGCGACACGACGCGTCAGCCCAATCCTCCTGCGTATCAAGCGTCTCAATCACTTCGCTCTCCGAATCGTATATGCAGGTCAATAGTGAAACTGCGCGACACAATCCGCGCAAGCCGCGCTCCCTTCACTACTACCGAGCGGACCAAATTTGACTCCGTCTCCTGTCATGGGCCGCGCCGCTGACAATGCCGGgcctactgctgctgctggacggACAAGCTACACCAATTCAGATACGTCAACGAACAAGATCACTCAACTGATTACATGCTTCTGCCTCTGGAAATTACTCCTCGTGCTGATAGCCGCTGCGAGCCCAGGTCCGGGCTATGACACGTCTACCCAGCTGCTCCTTCGCCCAAATGCAAACACCGCGAACTCGTGGCTGGATCATTTGGCAATAAGATTGACGCGCTGGGATGGCCTGTATTTCGCAAGTGCATCCGCAAATGGCCAAGTATTCGAACAGCAATGGGCCTTCAGTCCCTTCCTGACCAGAGTCACATCAACTTTCGCTGGAGGTGCGTGACCTACCTGTACGCTCCATCCTCGACGAGCCAAGCTAAGTATTACTCTCCAGTATTGTTTCCTACTGCTCATGAACCAAGCATCGCCTCCCACGCTCTGgctgccatcttcttctctcatcTCTCTCATCTCATCGCAGTCATACTGCTATTCCAGCTCACTTACAAAATAATACCCTCGGACCATGAGACGAAAGGACGGATTGCCTACATCGCAGCGCGTCTCCACATTTTTTCTCCCGCAGGCCTATTTCTATCAGCACCATACGGCGAAGCTGCGTTCGCCATGGCTCACTTTGCCGGCCTCTTGTGTTATGTGGAAGCTAAAAGAATTGTCAACACGGCGCCTGTCTTGTCGGCTTTATGGACTCTCGCATCTGGATTCGCAATCGGCGTATCGACCATGAtccgcagcaatggcttgTTCAGTGGATTGTTGTTCGCCTGGGACGCACTGGCCTTTGTGCCACACTTTGGCCAGATGTTACGCCAGCGCGAGTGGGTCAGACTGAATGGTCTGCTGAGTAGCCTTGCTGCTGGACTATTTGTCGGTATTGGTTATGCGCTGCCCCAGGTCTTTGCTTATCTGGAGTACTGCACCAAGGGCAACGACAGACCCTGGTGTCACAGCACATTACCCAGCATTTACTCGTTCGTACAGGCTCACTATTGGGGAGTTGGCTTCCTCAAGTACTGGACTCTCTCCAACGCACCTCTGTTTGCTCTTGCAGTCCCTATGCTGGGAGTCTTTATGTGTACGGGGTACATGGCGTTGAACAAGACAGAAATCGACAGCCTTGTCAATGCAGCAAGGACTGCAAAAGGCGATGGCGCCCAAGCACAGTCGCATAGTGATGGCCTATTTCGACACATCATGAGCCGTTTTGCTCTACCACAGCTCGTGCTTGCATTGCTGGCCTTGACGAGCTTTCATGTTCAAATAATCAATCGCATTTCTTCTGGCTATCCGGTGTGGTACATTGTATTGGCGGTCATAATACAGCAAGGCAACAGGGCCCTGGAAGTCGAAGGCAGCGCTGTGCGCTTCATTCACAGGCATGCACAGAGCCTTGTGAGATTGAGTGTCATGTATGCTATCGTTCAAGGTGGGCTATATGCTAGCTTCATGCCGCCTGCGTAATATTAGTGGTCACTACCAGTGCATAAAGTGCATTACTCTCAACCAGTTTCATCCCAGTCTCGGCTTGGCCAATGTTCGTGTCAGACCGAGAAGGGAACATCACTGTGTTGCAACAGTGGGAGATGCCATCGACAGAGCAAGGCTGGAGCTCTGCGTCGATTTGGTCTCGGTGCCTGTTCTGTCTACTTTGGAGCCACTGCTGCAGGCCATCTGGCGATGCCTTGCGAAGCGTACCCCTTCATACACTGAAAAACATCGATATAAGTCGAGATTCGTTCCTGATGGCATGTGGAATTTATCAATTCCATGACGCTAAAAGGCGCTTCGTCCGAATGCGTCAATTTGCGGAGCTGTGGTTGGTAGAACAACCAACTTGGCACACAGAGAGGTTCCAGATCTGGTATCACATGACTCGCTTGATCCATCTTTGCTggcttcatcaacatcgagGACTGCACTTCTGCGAGGGAGCATACAACGAAATGACTGCTCAGACCTCATTCCGCGGGACAGTTTGCATAAGCGTGGCACAGTATCGACACAGTCTGTTGTCGCTCATTTCCCCGGCCTGGAAATTTGGGTGTGCCGAATGCATAAGCGAGCATAGAACTGACAACAGGTTTCGCATCGAGTTGTGAGAGGCTTTGCACAGTCCCACGGATAAGAGGCAATCAAGGCCCACGAAGGCGTTAGGGCTGCATAATGAGCAAAGGCCGGCACCCCGCTGCACCTGAGAGGTATATAAGGGCCAGCCGCATCAGTCGCCATCAGGATCCGTTTCTACCACTCGGCCGGCCCTCTGAAGTGCTGGATGTGGATGCCAGAACACACCCGGGAGCTGCAAGCACGGAAAAATGTGATCTCGCGCCGGCAAAACCGCCAAGGACGCAACCAAGCAAGAGCGAGAGAGGTCATAGAGAACCGCGACCGATTCAGCCGTGTGCTGCCGGATGTGCCGTCGACATCTATATATCCGTTGACCTCGAGAGTTGCGACCTCTCGCACATCCTCCAAGACTTTCAGCGCgacctctctctctctctcgtcGAACCGCTCGAGCGCTCGCCTCCCACCGCGCCAGGTGCATCAGCACGGGTTCGACCATGACGAGCACATGCAGTGGCAGAGCGACACTGACTAGACATGACGGAGCTAAGTTCCGGAAACTCTCTCGTACTCGTGGGTCAGCATTGCGACCACCGGGCGGTGGGCGGTGGGCGAGGCATCTGTTCAACACCGATGCTGTGTCCGCCCACCCACAGCCGTGTTTCGACTAACTCCTCCCCACCATGTCCGCACATAGGGCAGCACCGCAACCGCGCCCGCGCCCGCACCCAAGGCTCgcaccatcatcaccactGACCGGGTTGCTCCCACCGTGGTCACACCGGCCATGCTTGTCCCTGCACGACCGATCGCGGTGCAGCCCAATCTGGTTGCGC encodes:
- a CDS encoding uncharacterized protein (BUSCO:EOG09262GLP~CAZy:GT76) → MGRAADNAGPTAAAGRTSYTNSDTSTNKITQLITCFCLWKLLLVLIAAASPGPGYDTSTQLLLRPNANTANSWLDHLAIRLTRWDGLYFASASANGQVFEQQWAFSPFLTRVTSTFAGVLFPTAHEPSIASHALAAIFFSHLSHLIAVILLFQLTYKIIPSDHETKGRIAYIAARLHIFSPAGLFLSAPYGEAAFAMAHFAGLLCYVEAKRIVNTAPVLSALWTLASGFAIGVSTMIRSNGLFSGLLFAWDALAFVPHFGQMLRQREWVRLNGLLSSLAAGLFVGIGYALPQVFAYLEYCTKGNDRPWCHSTLPSIYSFVQAHYWGVGFLKYWTLSNAPLFALAVPMLGVFMCTGYMALNKTEIDSLVNAARTAKGDGAQAQSHSDGLFRHIMSRFALPQLVLALLALTSFHVQIINRISSGYPVWYIVLAVIIQQGNRALEVEGSAVRFIHRHAQSLVRLSVMYAIVQGGLYASFMPPA
- a CDS encoding uncharacterized protein (CAZy:AA7), producing the protein MLTSVFPLLFAAQLAAAQLLSQGKQQPLQVPTACQLLAATFPDSVAKINEKQYKESQSAYWSAQQASLQPDCRFYPRGAREIQEALADILLPYNVTIAVTSGGRSSNTGASNVQDGITIDMSRLNHTYLVDDGQAVAIGVGARWGDVYRTLAKYSLTVAGSRIADDHVGGHALGGGISWFADEHGWTCDGMYELGLVTPQGQILWANEHWNEDLLWAAKGSLGTFGVVTEIKLPTIKNRNMFGGITTHAADQAPLLFEALQATADHANNDPAQSAYLSFGRLPGKKDWRYRAHLLNTEPRKQNKALDMFMNVPSRSNSLRAATLIDIAEENAKHKTPGLRRLKFTLTAKSSPKTMQVLHDIIKAYTTKLVFDGKAQVITTYEPITVPHLQAGSSQTNIFGLHYADGPLLLVSIEFSWSDRQRDDYFEQEARKLRSAMQQELTSLRALHKFIYPAYASLDQDPFAGLAPYVKGMLREVKNRYDPDELWKKHVPGIWHV